Within Streptomyces roseirectus, the genomic segment CGTCCGCTTCGGCACGACGTCCGTCAGCGGCGCCCGCTGCACCGGCCGCGCGGGCAGGTCCGGGGGCTCCATGACGGGCCAGCCGGAACTGCGCCCGGCCGTGGGGGCGTTCACGGGCGCGGGGACGCCTGCGGGGGCCTGCGCGGTACGGCCGACGGCCGGGGCGCCGGCCGTCACGGTCGCCTTCGCCGCGGGCCGCGTCTTGCGTTCCGGCTTCGCGGGCGCGTCGGGCCGCGCCATCATCGGCACGACCTGCGTCGCGTCCATCGGCTGGGTCGTCTCGGGCTCGGGCGCGTAGACGATCTTCTCCAGCAGCGCCCGAGCGCCCGCGTCGTCGAGCCGCCGCACCGGGTCCTTGGTGAGCAGCCCGTAGATGACGTCCCTGAGGGGGCCCGCGTTCTTCGGCTCCTCCAGGGGTTCGGTCATCACCGCCGTGAGCGTCGCGATCGCCGAGCCCTTGTCGTAGGGCGGGGCTCCCTCGACCGCCGCGTACAGCAGGCCGCCGAGCGACCAGAGGTCCGCCGCCGGTCCCGGCTTGTGGCCGCGGGCGCGCTCGGGGGCGATGTAGGAGGGCGCGCCGACGAGCATGCCGGTCGAGGTGATCGACGGGTCGCCCTCGACCTGCGCGATCCCGAAGTCCGTGAGGACGACCCGGCCGTCCTCGGCGATCAGCACGTTCGACGGCTTCACGTCCCGGTGCAGGATGCCCGCGCGGTGCGCCGCCCGCAGCACGTCGAGGATCGCGAGCCCGACCTCGGCCGCGCGCCGGGGCTTCAGCAGGCCGTCCTCACGGATGACCTCGGCGAGCGAGCGGCCCTCGACCAGCTCCATGACGATCCAGGGCCGGTCGTCCTCGTCGACCACGTCGAAGACGGTCACCGCGCTGTTGTTGCGGATCTTCGCGATGGCCTTCGCCTCGCGCAGCGTCCGCGTGATCAGCCGGCGCTTCTCCTCCTCGTCGATGCTCGACGGGAACCGCAGCTCCTTGACGGCGACGGTCCGCCCAAGGGTCTCGTCCTCCGCGCGCCACACCGTCCCCATGCCGCCGCGGCCGAGTACGCCTCCCAGCCGGTACCGCCCGGCGAGGAGACGTGCGCTCTTGTCCTGACGGGATGTCCCCGCCCGCTCCGCCTCCGACATGCGTCCCCTCATGCAACCCGCCCTGACAGAGCCTCCATTGTCCCCTACCCGCCAAGTGCCCGACGCCCAGACCCCCCTCTCCTCGCACCCCCTGTCTTCACATTCCGGCCAATAGGTACACCCTGGTTGAGCCATCCTCACCTCCTGTCCCTGACACCGCCTCACGTCACCCCGCCACGCCCGCCCGGACATTCGCCGCACCGGCTCCCACGACGGCCGAACCGCCCGCCCCCGCACGCCGGTTGCCGCCGACCGTCACGTCAACCCCACGCCTCCCCCATCTCCGCCTCACCTCACCCCCATCCACGGCCTGCATCATGACCCCCACCACCCATCTCCCCCACCGCTCAAGGCCGCCGTCCGAGGCCCCGTCCCCCGAGGGAGGACCGCGATGCCACCGCTGCGCAGCGTGCTGGTCGTCGCCGTCGCGCTGGTGCTGCTGGAGCTGGCGGCGGTCGTCTCCCAGGCGACGGCGGACCCGACCGCCCAGGCGCTGCTGCCCCAACTGGTCTCCCGGGGAAAGGCACCGGCCGCCGCCCTGCTGGTACGGGACGAGGACGGCAGCCGGTACGCGTCCGCGGGGACCGGCATCTCCAGGGACGACCACTTCCGGGCCGGCAGCGTCACGAAGACCTTCGTGGCCACCGTGGTGCTCCAACTGGCGGCGGAACACCGGCTGTCACTGTCCGACACGGTGGAGCGGCACCTGCCCGGCCTGGTGCGGGGAGCCGGCAACGACGGCCGCGCGCTGACCCTGCGCTCCCTGCTCACCCACACCAGCGGCCTGTACGACTTCACCCGGGACACCCATGGGACCGTCCCCGTCACCGCTGTCCAAGCCGTTCGTCTCGCGCTCACCCACCCTCCGGCCGACCGAGGCCGCTACTCCTACTCCAACACCAACTACGTCCTGCTCGGCCTGGTCGTCGCACAGGTCACCGGCCGCTCCTACGCCGCCGAGGCCGAACGCCGCGTCATCGCTCCTCTCCGCCTGACAGGCACCTCCTTCCCTGGTTCCCGGACCTCTCTTCCCGCACCGCACGGCCGCGCCTACGCGAGCGACGGTTCCGACGTCACCGATCTCGACCCCCGCGTCGCCGGCGCCGCCGGCGAGCTGGTGACCACGCTCGCCGATCTCGACCGCTTCTACGCGGCGCTGCTCGGCGGTGAACTCCTGTCCCCGCACTGGCTGCGCGAGATGCTGGACACCCGTACCGCACACGGCTCGTACGGCATGGGCCTGTTCCCTGCGAAGCTGCCCTGCGGTGTCACGGTGTGGGGACACAACGGCCGGATCTCCGGCAGCTACGTGCGCACCGCGGCCACCGTCGACGGCCGCCATGTCCTCACCTTCCGCGTGAACACCACCTCGCCGGCCGACCCCGACCTCGAACCGGACTTGCTCTCCGCCGAGTTCTGCCCGCGATACCAGTAGAACGGCGGGGTTCCGGGCAAAGATCCCGACGACGGGTCACTCGTCCGGGTGATCTCACGAGAAGCGTCCCGAGCAGCCCGACTCAGCCCCGGAAAGCCCCGTCACAGAGGCACGATGTCCGGCGCCCCCAACCGCGCCGCGTCCGCCGTCAGATCGTCCGGCTGCCGCTGGGACTCCCGCTCCGCCTCCACCCGCTTCTCGTAGTGCTGGACCTCACGCTCGACCTGTCCCTCGTCCCACCCCAGCACCGGCGCCATCAGCTCGGCGGCCTCGCGGGCGCAGCGGGTCCCCCGGTCGAAGGTCTCGATGGAGATCCGGGTCCGCCGGGTCAGCACGTCGTCGAGGTGCCGGGCCCCTTCGTGCGAGGCGGCGTAGACGACCTCGGCCCGCAGATAGTCGTCCGCGCCCTGCAACGGCACCCCCAGCGAGGGGTCTTCGGCGATCAGCTCAAGCACCTCCTCCGCCAGCGCGCCGAACCGATTCAGCAGGTGCTCGATCCGCACGGCGTGCAGCCCGGCCCGCGCGGCGATCCGCGCCCGCGCGTTCCACAGCGCCCGGTACCCCTCGGCCCCCAGCAGCGGCACGTCCTCGGTGACACAGGCGGCGACCCGCTGGTCGAGCCCGTGGACGGCCTCGTCGACCGCGTCCTTGGCCATCACCCGGTACGTCGTGTACTTGCCGCCCGCGACGACGACC encodes:
- a CDS encoding serine/threonine-protein kinase, whose translation is MSEAERAGTSRQDKSARLLAGRYRLGGVLGRGGMGTVWRAEDETLGRTVAVKELRFPSSIDEEEKRRLITRTLREAKAIAKIRNNSAVTVFDVVDEDDRPWIVMELVEGRSLAEVIREDGLLKPRRAAEVGLAILDVLRAAHRAGILHRDVKPSNVLIAEDGRVVLTDFGIAQVEGDPSITSTGMLVGAPSYIAPERARGHKPGPAADLWSLGGLLYAAVEGAPPYDKGSAIATLTAVMTEPLEEPKNAGPLRDVIYGLLTKDPVRRLDDAGARALLEKIVYAPEPETTQPMDATQVVPMMARPDAPAKPERKTRPAAKATVTAGAPAVGRTAQAPAGVPAPVNAPTAGRSSGWPVMEPPDLPARPVQRAPLTDVVPKRTLVIIAVVVVLAVIGTVIAVSLSGDSGSDSSRGEGAGRTVASESVGTKEDEADGTRTDGSVGRSAQPDASGASAAAPTGGTGAQVTPSAGAAVSSYQGGQGYTIGLPAGWKFQTASSAGDRFTGPDGQKLLVAWTSTPKDDPVADWRSQEKSMRRAQYQKIRIEAVDYRGWNTADWEFTYSESGTSYRTIDRGFVVSDTQGYALMYTAKAADWSGELRGATWTALTESFRPKK
- a CDS encoding serine hydrolase domain-containing protein; this encodes MPPLRSVLVVAVALVLLELAAVVSQATADPTAQALLPQLVSRGKAPAAALLVRDEDGSRYASAGTGISRDDHFRAGSVTKTFVATVVLQLAAEHRLSLSDTVERHLPGLVRGAGNDGRALTLRSLLTHTSGLYDFTRDTHGTVPVTAVQAVRLALTHPPADRGRYSYSNTNYVLLGLVVAQVTGRSYAAEAERRVIAPLRLTGTSFPGSRTSLPAPHGRAYASDGSDVTDLDPRVAGAAGELVTTLADLDRFYAALLGGELLSPHWLREMLDTRTAHGSYGMGLFPAKLPCGVTVWGHNGRISGSYVRTAATVDGRHVLTFRVNTTSPADPDLEPDLLSAEFCPRYQ